One stretch of Juglans regia cultivar Chandler unplaced genomic scaffold, Walnut 2.0 Scaffold_644, whole genome shotgun sequence DNA includes these proteins:
- the LOC118346050 gene encoding probable low-specificity L-threonine aldolase 1, whose product MITRTVDLRSDTVTKPTEAMRAAMATAVVDDDVLHHDPTALCLETEMARITGKEAALFVPSGTMGNLISVLVHCDTRGSEVILGDNSHIHIYENGGISTIGGVHPRTVKNNQDGTMDIDLIEAAIRDPGGVLVYPTTRLICLENTHANSGGRCLSVEYVDKVGELAKKHGLKLHIDGARIFNASVALGIPVHRLVQAADSVSVCLSKGLGAPVGSVIVGSRSFIAKAKILRKTLGGGMRQVGILCAAALVAVQENVVKLEGDHKKAKILAEGLSQIKGIKVDVASVETNIIYFDIDESSKFTAEKLCEYLEEHGILVTQEGPLRIRIVLHHQISESDVQYTLSYFQHALSGVQDQNGI is encoded by the exons ATGATTACTCGAACAGTGGATCTCCGGTCTGACACAGTCACCAAACCAACTGAAGCAATGCGGGCTGCTATGGCGACTGCTGTGGTTGATGATGACGTTTTGCACCATGACCCAACTGCTTTATGCTTGGAAACAGAAATGGCAAGGATCACGGGGAAGGAGGCAGCCCTATTTGTTCCCTCAGGCACAATGGGTAATCTAATTAGTGTGCTTGTTCATTGCGACACTAGGGGAAGTGAAGTCATTCTTGGAGACAATTCCCATATCCACATTTATGAGAATGGTGGCATTTCAACAATTGGAGGTGTGCATCCAAGGACTGTAAAGAACAACCAAGATGGAACAATGgatattgatttaattgaaGCTGCCATTAGAGATCCAGGAGGGGTGCTCGTGTACCCTACTACAAGGCTTATCTGCTTGGAAAACACGCATGCAAA CTCTGGAGGTAGATGTCTGTCTGTAGAATATGTAGACAAAGTTGGAGAGCTAGCCAAAAAGCATGGTTTGAAGCTTCATATTGATGGGGCCCGCATTTTTAATGCATCGGtt GCACTCGGCATTCCTGTTCATAGGCTGGTGCAAGCTGCTGACTCCGTTTCG GTATGCCTGTCAAAGGGTCTGGGTGCTCCAGTTGGATCTGTTATTGTTGGCTCCAGAAGCTTTATTGCCAAG GCCAAAATACTTCGGAAAACCTTAGGTGGTGGGATGAGACAGGTTGGGATCCTTTGCGCTGCTGCTTTGGTAGCTGTACAAGAAAATGTTGTAAAGCTTGAAGGCGATCACAAGAAAGCTAAGATTTTAGCAG AAGGACTGAGTCAAATCAAAGGAATAAAAGTCGATGTTGCTTCAGTGGAGACCAATATT ATATATTTTGACATAGATGAAAGCTCAAAGTTCACAGCAGAAAAACTGTGCGAGTACTTAGAAGAACATGGTATACTCGTGACGCAAGAGGGCCCATTAAG GATCAGGATTGTCCTCCACCACCAAATTTCTGAAAGTGATGTGCAATACACCTTGTCATACTTTCAG CATGCTCTATCTGGTGTTCAAGATCAAAATGGCATCTAG